One genomic segment of Natranaeroarchaeum aerophilus includes these proteins:
- a CDS encoding cob(I)yrinic acid a,c-diamide adenosyltransferase, with protein MKIYTGRGDEGMTDLRNMSRVSKTSARIEAYGTVDEVNALIGAVRPSGYDDIDDQLERIQNHLHIAQADLANPAPEEGDPVVTEEHVEELEGWIDAHDEKLDPLESFILPGGGESGASLHHARAVCRRAERRSVALAAEETINDIVIEYLNRLSDALFVLARVVNKRDDVPEENPTY; from the coding sequence ATGAAGATCTACACCGGCCGCGGTGACGAGGGAATGACCGATCTGCGAAACATGTCGCGGGTTTCGAAGACCAGCGCGCGTATCGAGGCCTACGGTACCGTCGACGAGGTCAATGCCCTGATCGGCGCAGTCCGGCCGAGCGGCTACGATGATATCGACGATCAGCTCGAACGGATTCAGAACCACCTCCACATCGCGCAGGCGGATCTGGCGAACCCCGCACCCGAGGAAGGCGACCCTGTCGTTACCGAGGAGCACGTCGAGGAGCTGGAAGGCTGGATCGACGCCCACGACGAGAAACTCGACCCGCTGGAGAGCTTCATCCTGCCCGGTGGCGGCGAGAGCGGTGCGAGCCTGCATCATGCACGGGCTGTCTGTCGTCGTGCGGAACGTCGTTCGGTCGCACTGGCCGCCGAGGAGACGATCAACGACATCGTGATCGAGTATCTCAATCGGCTCTCAGACGCCCTGTTCGTGCTTGCTCGTGTGGTGAACAAACGGGACGACGTGCCCGAGGAAAATCCGACGTACTGA
- a CDS encoding adenine deaminase C-terminal domain-containing protein: MNRTQAVALGEADADIAITGGRVFLPGTREFRSLDVAIVDNEIAALPDDATDVIGPETTQLSADGRVVLPGLIDAHTHVDTVQSLENAYHHLLATGTTTVITEASGLGSLFGARGVQALLAATAYLPITVRVTVPTMPLIDTFEERRASQEEAEALVDLLDDDRVVGVGETDWIHVVGRDHDLDELYERAHRAGKPICGHGAGCREEKLTAFAGLADNDHEAISGDGMIDRVERGIHTIGRYGTIRDDIDALADAVDRIGPTELSLSTDGMWPRDLLDEGAMDAVVRRTIDAGVDPADALRMATLNPARHFGLDDRGSLAPGNVADIVIVDDLTAMNVTTVLSGGEVVVEKGVHQVAPRSHEYPEFVYDSIDVESDPDTFTVPASAADADGRVRAIDVGEGLLSTETTVKPRVEDGNLHAAPERDVSKVALLDRHPDADGTGFTGFLAGYGIEEGAIATSMTMESTGVLAVGTSDDSLSTAVEHVEAQGGGWAVIRDGGAIAELPYRIAGVAADLEVEETAQLLNAVEKGSRSLGVDVDRPLLTLTSLPFVGVPTFKMTCSGYANVLGRSVVGLTPDEADE, translated from the coding sequence ATGAACCGCACACAGGCGGTCGCGCTCGGCGAGGCCGACGCCGACATCGCGATCACAGGGGGCCGCGTCTTCCTGCCCGGGACACGCGAGTTCCGCTCGCTCGATGTCGCTATCGTCGACAACGAGATCGCTGCCCTTCCCGACGATGCCACCGACGTTATCGGCCCCGAAACTACCCAGCTATCCGCTGACGGGCGAGTTGTCCTGCCGGGGCTGATCGACGCACACACGCACGTGGACACCGTCCAGTCGCTGGAGAACGCGTATCATCACCTGCTGGCGACGGGAACGACAACTGTCATCACCGAAGCCTCGGGGCTTGGAAGCCTGTTCGGCGCACGCGGCGTGCAGGCGCTGCTCGCGGCGACCGCATACCTCCCGATCACCGTCAGGGTGACCGTGCCGACGATGCCCCTCATCGACACGTTCGAGGAGCGACGCGCAAGCCAGGAGGAAGCCGAAGCGCTCGTCGACCTGCTTGATGATGACCGCGTCGTCGGCGTCGGCGAAACCGACTGGATCCACGTCGTCGGCCGGGATCACGACCTCGACGAACTGTACGAACGGGCCCACCGCGCTGGCAAGCCGATCTGCGGTCACGGTGCTGGCTGTCGGGAGGAGAAACTGACCGCCTTCGCCGGACTCGCCGACAACGATCACGAGGCGATCAGCGGCGACGGGATGATCGACCGGGTCGAGCGCGGCATCCACACGATCGGCCGGTACGGGACGATACGGGACGATATCGACGCCCTCGCCGACGCAGTCGACCGAATCGGTCCCACGGAGCTCTCGCTGTCGACCGACGGAATGTGGCCCCGCGACCTGCTTGACGAGGGCGCGATGGATGCCGTCGTCCGGCGGACCATCGATGCGGGCGTCGATCCCGCCGATGCGCTTCGGATGGCCACGCTGAACCCGGCCAGACATTTCGGGCTCGACGACCGGGGCTCGCTCGCACCCGGCAACGTCGCCGATATCGTAATCGTCGACGACCTGACGGCGATGAACGTCACTACCGTCCTCTCGGGCGGCGAGGTCGTCGTCGAGAAAGGCGTACACCAGGTTGCGCCACGAAGTCACGAGTACCCCGAGTTCGTCTACGACTCGATCGACGTCGAGAGCGATCCCGACACGTTCACGGTCCCCGCGAGCGCAGCCGACGCGGACGGTCGGGTACGCGCGATCGACGTCGGCGAGGGGCTACTCTCGACCGAAACGACTGTCAAGCCGCGTGTCGAGGACGGTAACCTCCACGCCGCACCCGAACGGGACGTCTCCAAGGTCGCGCTGCTGGACCGGCATCCCGACGCAGACGGAACCGGATTCACTGGCTTTCTGGCAGGTTACGGGATCGAGGAGGGCGCGATCGCAACCAGCATGACCATGGAGTCGACGGGCGTGCTGGCGGTCGGGACGAGCGACGATTCCCTCTCGACGGCGGTCGAACACGTCGAAGCGCAGGGTGGCGGCTGGGCAGTCATCCGTGACGGCGGGGCAATCGCCGAGCTTCCCTATCGGATCGCCGGCGTCGCCGCCGATCTCGAAGTCGAGGAGACGGCACAGCTTCTGAACGCCGTCGAAAAGGGATCGCGCTCGCTTGGCGTCGACGTCGATCGTCCTCTCCTGACACTCACGTCGCTCCCCTTTGTCGGCGTGCCGACGTTCAAGATGACGTGCTCGGGGTACGCTAACGTACTCGGCCGATCGGTGGTCGGACTCACGCCCGACGAGGCGGACGAGTAG
- a CDS encoding MBL fold metallo-hydrolase, with protein MFSRLSIPTPFQVGPVNAYLAGRTLIDPGPDSDEAWETLTEKLAAEDCQISDLERVVVTHPHPDHFGMAKRLHDRGINVIASPDAAEIIKAFDNRLEYEQSFFETFFVRHGLDRSTVDSVTTLPEAYLPYAPNCTVDRIAEDGDTLDIEETTLTVEAVDGHAPGELLFSYRAAGADRAIVGDHVLGDVTPNPLLRPPMEPDDERPRVLPSFNASLSHLRERAFEQLLPGHGGRIEAPTARIDEILAAHEDRTENVLALIDGKTSAREVMEGLFDDLPVTEYFPAMSEAVGHLDVLEARGKVRAIEEDGRTVYTER; from the coding sequence ATGTTCAGTCGGCTCTCGATCCCGACGCCGTTTCAGGTCGGTCCAGTGAACGCATATCTCGCCGGTCGGACGCTGATCGATCCCGGTCCCGACAGCGACGAGGCCTGGGAAACACTCACGGAGAAACTGGCAGCCGAAGACTGCCAGATCAGCGACCTCGAACGAGTGGTGGTAACACATCCGCACCCGGACCATTTTGGCATGGCAAAGCGCCTCCACGACCGCGGAATCAACGTCATCGCCAGCCCTGACGCCGCCGAGATCATCAAAGCGTTCGACAACCGACTGGAGTACGAACAGTCCTTTTTCGAGACGTTTTTTGTACGTCATGGGCTCGATCGCTCGACCGTCGATAGCGTAACCACGCTTCCCGAAGCGTATCTCCCGTACGCACCGAACTGCACTGTGGACCGAATTGCCGAGGACGGCGATACGCTCGACATCGAGGAGACGACTCTGACCGTCGAGGCTGTGGACGGCCACGCGCCGGGCGAACTGCTGTTTTCCTACCGGGCTGCAGGAGCGGACCGGGCGATCGTTGGCGATCACGTGCTCGGCGACGTGACGCCGAATCCGCTGCTCCGGCCACCGATGGAACCGGACGACGAGCGTCCCCGAGTGTTACCGAGCTTCAACGCCTCGCTGTCGCATCTTCGAGAGCGAGCGTTCGAGCAGTTGCTACCCGGTCACGGCGGTCGTATCGAGGCACCAACGGCGCGGATCGACGAGATCCTCGCCGCCCACGAGGACCGAACAGAAAACGTCCTCGCACTGATCGACGGCAAGACGAGCGCCCGTGAGGTGATGGAGGGGCTGTTCGACGACCTGCCGGTGACCGAGTACTTCCCGGCGATGAGCGAGGCGGTCGGCCACCTCGACGTGCTCGAAGCGCGCGGCAAAGTGCGAGCGATTGAAGAGGACGGCCGAACCGTGTATACAGAGAGATGA
- a CDS encoding DUF7553 family protein yields the protein MNRHFEDARYYLTRAGKKAKQGVAEELEPVEEKFRELTGGDEEPEASRLDKIRADLEEIEERAEGEAKEAVGKARERIHAYRHGAEAEPAESKA from the coding sequence ATGAACAGACACTTCGAGGATGCACGATACTACCTGACTCGCGCCGGAAAGAAAGCCAAACAGGGCGTTGCTGAGGAGCTCGAACCGGTCGAGGAGAAGTTCAGGGAACTAACGGGCGGCGACGAAGAGCCGGAGGCGAGCCGCCTCGACAAGATTCGGGCCGACCTCGAAGAGATCGAGGAACGCGCCGAAGGTGAGGCAAAAGAGGCCGTCGGGAAGGCCCGCGAACGGATCCACGCCTATCGTCACGGCGCGGAAGCCGAACCTGCCGAAAGTAAGGCTTAA
- the katG gene encoding catalase/peroxidase HPI — protein sequence MNWSNQDWWPNQLDLKTLDQNAREVGPTGEEFDYAEEFESLDLDAVKADIEDVLTTSQDWWPADYGHYGPLMIRMAWHSAGTYRTSDGRGGAAGGRQRFAPINSWPDNANLDKARRLLWPVKQKYGRKLSWADLMILAGNVAIESMGFETFGFAGGREDAFEPDESVYWGPEDEMEANERFDEPGGIQEGLGASVMGLIYVNPEGPDGNPDPEASAENIRQTFDRMAMSDEETAALIAGGHTFGKVHGADDTDNLGPEPEAAPIEQQGLGWENEHGSGKGADTITSGIEGPWTQSPTEWDMGYLNNLLEYEWEPEKGPGGAWQWTPKDEELEDTVPDAHDPSETQTPMMLTTDIALKRDPDYREIVERFQENPMAFGMAFAKAWYKLTHRDMGPPSRFLGPEVPDEEMIWQDPLPDADYDRIDADDAAALKEDVLASDLSIPQLVKTAWASASTYRDSDKRGGANGARIRLEPQQSWDVNEPQKLATVLETLEEIQTEFNESQSDDTRVSLADLIVLGGNAAVEQAAAEAGYDVAVPFEPGRTDATQAQTDVDSFEALKPSADGFRNYLGDDLDQPAEELLVDKADLLNLTASEMTVLVGGMRALGATYGESDHGVLTDRPGTLTNDFFVNLLDMDTEWESASGDAYEAYDRETGELVWTGTRVDLIFGSHSRLRAIAQTYAADDAEEEFVQDFAETWAHVMRLDRFDLN from the coding sequence ATGAATTGGTCCAATCAGGACTGGTGGCCGAATCAGCTGGATCTGAAAACACTCGACCAGAACGCCCGCGAGGTCGGGCCGACGGGTGAGGAGTTCGATTACGCCGAGGAGTTCGAGTCGCTCGATCTCGACGCGGTGAAAGCGGATATCGAGGACGTCCTCACGACATCACAGGACTGGTGGCCGGCCGACTACGGCCACTATGGTCCGTTGATGATCCGGATGGCCTGGCACAGCGCGGGAACCTACCGGACCAGTGACGGGCGTGGCGGTGCAGCGGGTGGCCGACAGCGCTTCGCACCGATCAACAGCTGGCCGGACAACGCGAATCTCGACAAGGCCCGCCGACTGCTCTGGCCGGTCAAACAGAAGTACGGTCGAAAACTCTCGTGGGCTGATCTGATGATTCTGGCGGGGAACGTCGCCATCGAGTCGATGGGCTTCGAGACGTTCGGGTTCGCTGGCGGACGCGAGGACGCGTTCGAGCCTGACGAGTCGGTCTACTGGGGGCCCGAAGACGAGATGGAAGCGAACGAGCGCTTCGACGAGCCGGGGGGCATTCAGGAAGGACTCGGCGCGTCCGTCATGGGCCTCATCTACGTGAACCCCGAGGGGCCGGACGGGAACCCCGATCCGGAGGCCTCGGCGGAGAACATTCGCCAGACGTTCGACCGCATGGCGATGAGCGACGAGGAGACGGCGGCGCTCATCGCGGGTGGACACACGTTCGGGAAAGTCCATGGTGCCGACGACACGGACAACCTCGGCCCCGAACCCGAAGCCGCCCCGATCGAACAGCAGGGGCTGGGCTGGGAGAACGAGCATGGCTCCGGCAAGGGGGCCGACACGATCACCAGCGGGATCGAGGGGCCGTGGACCCAGTCACCAACGGAGTGGGATATGGGCTATCTCAACAACCTGCTCGAGTACGAGTGGGAGCCGGAGAAGGGTCCCGGCGGGGCGTGGCAGTGGACGCCGAAAGACGAGGAGCTAGAAGACACCGTCCCTGACGCGCACGATCCATCGGAAACGCAAACGCCGATGATGCTGACGACGGATATCGCGCTGAAGCGAGATCCTGACTACCGCGAGATCGTCGAGCGGTTCCAGGAGAACCCGATGGCGTTCGGGATGGCCTTCGCGAAAGCCTGGTACAAGCTGACCCACCGGGACATGGGTCCGCCCTCCCGGTTCCTCGGCCCCGAGGTTCCGGACGAGGAGATGATCTGGCAGGACCCGCTTCCCGACGCTGACTACGATCGTATCGATGCGGACGACGCGGCGGCACTCAAAGAGGACGTTCTCGCATCGGACCTGTCGATCCCGCAGCTAGTCAAGACTGCGTGGGCGTCGGCGTCGACATACCGCGATAGCGACAAACGCGGCGGGGCGAACGGGGCCCGGATCCGGCTTGAACCCCAGCAAAGCTGGGACGTCAACGAGCCACAAAAGCTGGCAACCGTACTGGAGACCTTGGAGGAGATTCAGACGGAGTTCAACGAGTCCCAGTCGGATGACACGCGGGTCTCGCTGGCTGACCTGATCGTGCTGGGCGGTAACGCGGCCGTCGAACAGGCCGCCGCCGAGGCTGGCTACGACGTCGCGGTTCCCTTCGAACCGGGCCGGACTGACGCCACTCAGGCACAGACAGATGTTGACTCGTTCGAGGCACTCAAACCGAGCGCCGACGGGTTCCGCAACTACCTCGGAGATGATCTCGACCAGCCCGCCGAGGAACTGCTCGTCGACAAAGCCGATCTGCTGAACCTGACGGCGTCCGAGATGACGGTACTGGTCGGTGGAATGCGCGCGCTCGGCGCGACCTACGGGGAATCGGATCACGGCGTCCTCACCGACCGGCCGGGGACGCTGACAAACGACTTCTTCGTGAACCTGCTGGATATGGACACGGAGTGGGAATCCGCGTCCGGTGATGCCTACGAGGCCTACGACCGGGAAACCGGCGAACTCGTGTGGACCGGAACCCGCGTGGACCTCATCTTCGGATCGCACTCCCGGCTCCGTGCTATCGCACAGACCTACGCGGCCGATGACGCCGAGGAAGAATTTGTCCAGGACTTCGCCGAGACGTGGGCGCACGTGATGCGGCTCGACCGCTTCGATCTCAACTAG